From Buchnera aphidicola (Uroleucon sonchi):
CTCCTAATAATGTTAAACCCATCTCATGGAGAAATAAACGTAATCGAACAACATTATCTTTTTTTGGAGAAGCATGATTGCGAAATAAAACAGGATGTGCGTATTTTTTAATAAAAAAAGATGAAGCTATATTAGCTAATATCATACATGATTCAATAAATTTATGCGCATCATTTCTAATATTTTCACATATTTTTTTAATTCTCAAATTAGAATCTAAAATAAACTTGGGTTCTATATTATTAAAATCAATACCTTTTTTAGATATTTTATTTTTATTAAAAATTTTTTGCAAATCAAATAAATTTTGAATATATTTAAAAGATTTTTGATATTTATTTTTTAAAAATATATCACCATTCCAAAGTTGAGAAACTTCACTATACGTGAATCTACCATGAGAGCAGATAACTGCTTCATAATGTTTGTAACTCATTAATTCACCTTTATCAGATAAATTCATTTCGCAAATTACACATAAACGATCAACTTGAGGATTTAAAGAACATAAATCTGTAGAAATTTTTTCTGGTAACATAGGTATAACTAATGAAGGGAAATATATAGATGTACCTCGTGATAATGCTTCTTTATCTATAGCTGTATTTGATTTAACATAAAAACTTACATCTGAAATAGCTACTAATAAACTCCAATTTTCTTCTGTATTATTTTTTTTTTTACAAAACACAGCATCATCAAAATCATGAGCATCTTCATCATCAATAGTAATAAAATGTAAATGTCTTAAATCAATACGATTTTTAATATCATATTCAACCGATTTATTATTAATTTCATATAATTCACTTTTGACTGCTTGAGACCATAAAAAAGGAATGGAATGTGTACGTAAGGCTATATCTATAGCTAAATTGGTACTCATTTTTTTCCCAAGAACTTCTGTTATATATCCTTGTACTTTAATATTTCTTCCAGATTGATATAGTAATTTAACAGAAACAATCGATCCTATAGAAATTTTTTCTTTTAAATCTGAAATAATAAAAATTTTAAAATTAAAACGAGTATCATCAGGTATAACGAAACTAATTTTTTTATGAATATAATATCGACCAATAATTAATAAATTATTTGGTTTTAATAATTTTAAAAATTTTGCTGAATTGCGTTTTTTTTTATCAGACAACATAATATAAGCAAGAATAATATCACCATGAATACAATATTTCATTTGATCAGATGACAAAAAAAGATCATCTTTTAATATATCTGTTCTTAAAAATCCATAACCATCTCTATGTCCTATGACTGTTCCTTGAATGACTTTACAATGCTGAGGAACTGTATAAAAACGTTTTTTAACATGTATTACTTGACCGTCTTGTTCCATTAATTTTAATCTATGATGTAATGCTTTTTTATTATTTTGATTATTAATACATAATTTTTTTTCTATTTTTTTTTGACTCATTAAGTTTTTATATTTTTTTAATAAAAATATAATAGCTTCTCGACTTGGGATAGAATTCTTGTGTTTTCTTTCTTCTTTTTTTTGGTAGGAATCGACTACCATATTTACTTCTCCATATATCTTTATTTGATAATAAATATGATGATACATTATAATAAATAATACATGTATTATATTGTATTTAAAGTAATTGATTTGTTAATATGAATAATATCGTGAATAAAAATAATATCTGAACGATCCGGACCAGTAGAAATAATACTAATAGGAGTTTGAGTAATTTCTTGTATACGATTAATATAAGCTCGTGCTTGATAAGGTAGATCTTCTATTTTTTTTATACCTAATGTTTTTTGAGACCAACCAGGATATGTTTCATATATTGGTATAATATGTTCCCATTCATTAATATCAGGAAAAGATATGATTTTAGAAGTATAAATATTTTTA
This genomic window contains:
- the rnr gene encoding ribonuclease R, which gives rise to MVVDSYQKKEERKHKNSIPSREAIIFLLKKYKNLMSQKKIEKKLCINNQNNKKALHHRLKLMEQDGQVIHVKKRFYTVPQHCKVIQGTVIGHRDGYGFLRTDILKDDLFLSSDQMKYCIHGDIILAYIMLSDKKKRNSAKFLKLLKPNNLLIIGRYYIHKKISFVIPDDTRFNFKIFIISDLKEKISIGSIVSVKLLYQSGRNIKVQGYITEVLGKKMSTNLAIDIALRTHSIPFLWSQAVKSELYEINNKSVEYDIKNRIDLRHLHFITIDDEDAHDFDDAVFCKKKNNTEENWSLLVAISDVSFYVKSNTAIDKEALSRGTSIYFPSLVIPMLPEKISTDLCSLNPQVDRLCVICEMNLSDKGELMSYKHYEAVICSHGRFTYSEVSQLWNGDIFLKNKYQKSFKYIQNLFDLQKIFNKNKISKKGIDFNNIEPKFILDSNLRIKKICENIRNDAHKFIESCMILANIASSFFIKKYAHPVLFRNHASPKKDNVVRLRLFLHEMGLTLLGGDIPQSSHYSNLLKTISNHSQYDIIQTILLRSMTQAIYSPDHCGHFGLDLSSYVHFTSPIRRYPDLIVHRIIKYLLLQNKKNIIHKKDNISKNYLYTTHEMREIGMHCSMAERRADIANRDVFDWLKCEFMHQKIGCILKGVISNVTSFGFYVRLNKFFIDGLVHITSLKDDYYYFDSLRLKLIGKAHKNIYRLGDVLQVQVVSVNLIERKIELSLYKSFS